In Paenibacillus sp. 1781tsa1, one DNA window encodes the following:
- a CDS encoding Na/Pi cotransporter family protein, giving the protein MFRDVILPLLYGLIIFFGGMKLMETALQRMAGPMLAGWLNRATSAPWKGMAFSAGATALLQSSTAVTVLTIGLANARLITYGRTLGIILGTNIGTCLTTELVGLQIGRASLPLLVLSLTGWAMFVVLGERNLAAPEHTRRTLFNIQYSFLATAGFALVMTGIQVMQSIALPLRSMGVFQWFLDRSADSLWWGFLAGACLTALIHSSAAVISMAITLAATGVLPVEIGIAIVIGSNVGTCITAVIAAAGGASAGKFVAASHVVLNIAGALLFMPLIGQLHAASAWLSADNGAQIAHAQTLFNITSSLLALPFCYLPIWHKKPPVHAPAAKSPVA; this is encoded by the coding sequence ATGTTTAGAGATGTGATATTGCCCCTACTCTATGGGCTTATTATCTTTTTTGGTGGCATGAAGCTAATGGAAACGGCCTTGCAGCGTATGGCAGGGCCCATGTTGGCAGGTTGGCTCAATCGCGCCACCTCTGCCCCATGGAAAGGCATGGCCTTCAGTGCAGGTGCAACGGCCTTGTTACAGAGCAGTACGGCGGTCACCGTACTCACCATTGGACTGGCTAATGCCCGATTAATCACCTATGGACGCACGCTCGGCATCATCCTCGGTACCAACATCGGGACATGTCTGACGACGGAGCTGGTGGGACTGCAGATCGGACGTGCTTCCCTGCCATTGCTTGTCCTGTCGCTGACGGGCTGGGCCATGTTTGTTGTTCTTGGTGAACGTAATTTGGCTGCTCCTGAACACACGCGCCGGACTCTGTTTAACATCCAGTACAGCTTCCTAGCAACTGCGGGATTTGCACTTGTTATGACAGGCATTCAGGTGATGCAATCCATTGCCTTACCCTTAAGGAGCATGGGCGTATTTCAATGGTTTCTCGACCGCTCGGCCGACAGCTTGTGGTGGGGCTTCCTGGCAGGTGCCTGTCTGACAGCGCTCATTCACAGCAGCGCAGCTGTCATTAGCATGGCGATTACGCTCGCAGCCACAGGGGTATTACCTGTGGAGATCGGCATCGCCATTGTGATCGGGTCCAACGTGGGGACCTGCATCACCGCTGTGATCGCTGCCGCGGGCGGAGCATCCGCAGGCAAATTTGTCGCAGCCTCCCATGTTGTATTAAACATTGCGGGAGCGCTGCTCTTTATGCCGCTGATCGGCCAGCTGCATGCAGCTTCGGCCTGGCTGTCAGCGGACAACGGGGCACAGATTGCGCATGCCCAGACCCTTTTTAACATCACCAGTTCACTGCTTGC
- the addB gene encoding helicase-exonuclease AddAB subunit AddB, with the protein MSVRFVIGRAGSGKSSLITREITSLLQKEPQGKPLILLVPEQSSFRTEQALVSSGVIKGTMRAEVLGFRRLAYRIMQEAGGSARIPIGAEGKKMLLYKVIQRRKEELKLFGASGSQLGFIGELNDLYSEFKRYEVDPSLLEEGLSGGYTSSSSPILEDKLHDLNLIYRDYEQELTDLYIDDEDTLSELTERLSESTLLQDAQIWIDGFQGFTPQEMSVIGRLMLQSSSVTIALTLDRPYDHGTLPGELELFYPTASAYARLKGMADELGIPSDITVLDSEIPPRYKDRPGLAHLEAGFDRRIRWKDDGHDSGIRLVAAENRRAEMEGALREMRRLAQNEGARYRDMAVLVRQLDTYADIAEPLFRDYGVPVFLDRRRNELHHPLSEFIRSALDIVRRNWRYEDVFRCVKTDLLLPRDGSITREDMDQLENYVLACGIHGYRWTDGKPWKYVPSLSLEDNGQDGRSRGRDQMLSLMESCRTVITDSLGAFEKRMKKAKTAKAQCEALYRLLEDAEIPWKLEHMSAEAKAQGDPERSREHRQMWGAVLDLLDQMVDMMGNERLDITLFTGMIETGLTELKLGLVPPALDQVLVGSMDRTRLQDIKYVFILGAVDGELPAVPQDDGVLTELERAILTERGMALGPGATRQMLDERFLIYTALTAASSQLWLSYPVADDEGKALLPSEIVRHVRKMFGLQEQPLLAQPPVSNSEEAHWSYVTHPGQSLSALIGQLRKWRRGEDIPEMWWAVYNWHVSQETSRPQLERLMGSIFYRNRALPLRTATSRRLYGTEVRTSVSRMERFVACPFSHFASHGLRLKERQLYRLQAPDIGQLFHAALSQLAMRLREENRSWGSLTPDQCRKEAEQTVEQIAPQLQGEILLSTKRYGYIFRKLKDIVSRASVILGEQSRRGSFEPIGLELDFGPDKTLPPLRFELENGCVMEIVGRIDRVDVAEGENGLLLRVIDYKSSQTDLKLHEVYYGLSLQMLTYLEVLLSAAEEWLGETAMPGGTLYFHVHNPLLQSANGMTSEQAGQELLKRFKMKGLLLADRDAIAQMDNTLDKGYSAIIPVALKADGSFYSSAAVATPEQWDTLLASVRSNIREIGTRITDGDVAIEPYRIQQEVACTFCPYKPVCQFDENIEGNEYNLLSKPGKQQIWDMLSHTKGGETS; encoded by the coding sequence ATGTCCGTTCGTTTTGTTATTGGCCGGGCAGGCAGCGGCAAAAGCTCGCTGATTACCCGGGAAATTACATCCCTGCTTCAAAAGGAGCCGCAAGGTAAACCTTTGATTTTACTCGTTCCCGAACAGAGTTCTTTTCGAACAGAGCAGGCATTGGTGTCTTCTGGAGTAATTAAAGGTACCATGCGTGCAGAAGTGCTCGGTTTTCGCCGTTTAGCTTACCGCATAATGCAGGAAGCAGGCGGTTCTGCTCGTATTCCGATCGGAGCCGAAGGCAAAAAGATGCTGCTCTACAAGGTCATCCAGCGCCGTAAGGAAGAATTGAAGCTCTTTGGTGCATCCGGCAGCCAGCTGGGTTTTATAGGGGAATTAAATGACTTATATAGTGAATTTAAACGTTATGAAGTTGATCCATCATTGCTGGAAGAAGGGCTGTCTGGAGGGTATACCTCATCCTCTTCACCAATTCTGGAGGACAAGTTGCATGACTTGAATCTGATATATCGTGACTATGAACAGGAATTGACTGACTTATATATTGATGATGAAGATACGTTGAGCGAGCTGACAGAGCGTTTGTCGGAAAGTACGTTGCTGCAGGATGCTCAGATCTGGATTGATGGTTTTCAGGGATTCACGCCACAGGAGATGAGTGTGATCGGCCGGCTGATGTTGCAATCCTCTTCCGTGACCATTGCGCTGACATTGGATCGTCCTTATGATCACGGGACTCTGCCTGGAGAACTGGAACTGTTCTATCCCACGGCAAGTGCCTATGCGCGCCTGAAAGGGATGGCTGACGAACTAGGTATACCGAGCGATATAACCGTGCTAGATTCGGAGATTCCACCGAGATACAAGGATCGTCCGGGACTTGCTCATCTGGAGGCTGGTTTCGACCGCCGAATTCGGTGGAAAGATGATGGTCATGATTCTGGAATCCGACTGGTTGCAGCGGAGAACCGACGAGCTGAGATGGAGGGAGCACTTCGTGAGATGCGGCGCCTGGCGCAAAACGAAGGTGCGCGTTATCGGGATATGGCTGTACTTGTTCGTCAGCTGGATACCTACGCTGATATAGCTGAACCGTTATTCAGGGATTATGGCGTACCTGTCTTTCTGGACCGCAGAAGAAATGAGCTTCATCATCCATTATCCGAATTTATCCGTTCCGCACTGGATATTGTTCGGCGCAACTGGCGTTATGAGGATGTATTTCGCTGTGTCAAAACGGATCTGCTGCTTCCGCGTGATGGTTCCATCACTCGTGAAGATATGGACCAGCTTGAGAATTATGTACTGGCTTGTGGTATTCATGGGTATCGCTGGACTGACGGCAAACCGTGGAAGTATGTACCAAGCCTGTCGCTGGAAGACAACGGTCAGGATGGCCGTAGTCGAGGACGGGACCAAATGCTTTCTTTAATGGAGAGCTGCCGAACAGTCATTACAGATTCTCTGGGTGCTTTTGAGAAACGAATGAAAAAGGCAAAGACAGCCAAAGCCCAATGCGAGGCACTATACAGACTGCTGGAAGATGCCGAAATCCCATGGAAGCTGGAACATATGTCTGCTGAAGCTAAGGCTCAAGGTGACCCTGAACGGTCGAGAGAACATCGGCAGATGTGGGGAGCTGTGCTGGATTTATTGGATCAGATGGTAGATATGATGGGGAATGAACGGTTGGATATCACTCTGTTTACCGGGATGATTGAGACCGGATTGACGGAACTGAAGCTGGGTCTGGTACCACCAGCACTTGATCAGGTATTGGTTGGTTCCATGGACCGTACACGTCTTCAGGACATCAAATATGTATTTATCCTCGGTGCAGTTGATGGTGAATTACCCGCCGTACCTCAGGATGACGGCGTATTAACGGAACTGGAGAGAGCGATACTGACGGAAAGAGGCATGGCGCTTGGACCAGGTGCAACAAGGCAGATGCTGGATGAACGTTTTCTGATCTATACGGCACTTACAGCGGCAAGCAGCCAGTTGTGGCTGAGTTACCCGGTTGCTGATGATGAGGGAAAAGCACTGCTTCCTTCCGAGATTGTCCGCCATGTACGGAAAATGTTTGGTCTACAAGAACAGCCATTGCTTGCTCAACCACCGGTTTCGAACTCGGAAGAAGCGCATTGGTCTTATGTCACCCATCCGGGTCAGAGTCTGTCTGCCCTCATTGGACAATTGCGTAAATGGCGTCGCGGAGAAGACATCCCTGAAATGTGGTGGGCGGTCTACAATTGGCATGTATCTCAGGAGACAAGCAGACCTCAGCTGGAACGGTTGATGGGATCAATCTTTTATCGTAATCGGGCATTGCCACTACGTACAGCCACCAGTCGCAGACTGTATGGCACAGAGGTAAGGACGAGTGTCTCGCGAATGGAGCGGTTCGTAGCTTGTCCATTTTCCCATTTTGCCTCGCACGGGTTGCGCCTCAAAGAACGGCAATTGTACCGCCTTCAGGCTCCAGATATCGGACAACTGTTTCATGCTGCGTTAAGCCAGCTGGCTATGCGGTTGCGTGAAGAAAATCGTAGTTGGGGCAGCTTGACCCCAGACCAATGCCGCAAGGAAGCCGAGCAAACCGTGGAGCAGATTGCACCACAGCTGCAAGGAGAGATTTTGCTAAGCACCAAGCGATACGGTTATATTTTCCGCAAATTGAAGGACATTGTTAGTCGGGCATCCGTTATTCTCGGGGAACAATCGAGACGGGGAAGTTTTGAACCAATTGGGTTGGAGCTTGATTTTGGACCGGATAAAACACTGCCACCACTGCGTTTTGAACTGGAGAACGGCTGTGTGATGGAGATCGTGGGTCGTATAGACCGTGTGGATGTGGCAGAAGGCGAGAATGGTCTGCTCCTGCGTGTCATTGACTATAAATCAAGCCAGACGGACCTCAAGCTGCATGAAGTGTACTATGGTCTGTCATTGCAGATGCTCACCTATCTGGAGGTGCTGCTTAGTGCTGCCGAAGAATGGCTTGGGGAAACGGCGATGCCGGGAGGAACGTTGTATTTCCATGTGCATAACCCGCTGTTGCAATCCGCAAACGGCATGACATCGGAGCAAGCCGGACAAGAACTGCTGAAACGGTTCAAAATGAAAGGTTTGCTGCTGGCGGATCGGGACGCAATCGCTCAAATGGACAACACCCTGGATAAGGGGTATTCAGCGATTATTCCAGTTGCCCTTAAGGCGGACGGAAGCTTTTATAGCAGCGCCGCTGTAGCTACGCCAGAGCAATGGGATACGCTGCTTGCTTCGGTTCGCAGTAATATCCGCGAGATTGGTACCCGGATTACGGATGGGGATGTGGCCATTGAGCCTTATCGCATTCAGCAGGAAGTGGCGTGTACGTTCTGTCCGTATAAGCCTGTTTGTCAGTTTGATGAGAATATAGAAGGAAATGAATACAACCTGTTGTCCAAACCGGGCAAACAGCAAATCTGGGATATGTTATCTCACAC
- a CDS encoding class I SAM-dependent rRNA methyltransferase codes for MPSVTLERSRKKRLEHAHPWIFNNEIASVDGNPEPGDLVNVLNHQGRYLATGYYNPASQITVRVVSYQPLEFEQMDTAFFAARFRDCLRHRERFIQDGEAYRLVYGEADFLPGLIVDRFGSILVVQLLTLGMDRCREAIVQALIEVMQPEGIYERSDVSIRELEGLEQTKGPLYGECPRHVTVTENGLLIKVDIVEGQKTGYFFDQRENRAAIEPLMKGWGYKSGITLQTTEQDGTEQLLPVNKSGKVVTFPYWDGATVLECFSHTGSFTLNACKYGAKKVTCLDISEHAIESARTNVELNGFTDRVEFVVADAFQYLREQVKGLDERTARARAGEQKVDTSKALAAGGKTFDIVILDPPAFAKTKSAVKGACRGYKDINLQGMKLVNEGGYLVTASCSYHMRPDLFLDTIADAAEDAGKVLRLIDWKAAGKDHPQILGVDEGHYLKFAIFEVRSKKN; via the coding sequence TTGCCATCAGTTACACTCGAACGCAGTCGCAAAAAGCGGCTTGAACATGCCCATCCATGGATATTTAACAATGAAATTGCCTCTGTTGACGGAAATCCGGAGCCGGGAGATCTGGTCAATGTATTGAATCATCAAGGTCGCTATCTGGCGACAGGATATTACAATCCCGCATCTCAGATCACGGTGAGGGTCGTATCTTATCAACCCTTGGAGTTTGAACAGATGGATACGGCGTTCTTTGCAGCGCGTTTTCGCGATTGCTTGCGTCATCGGGAACGTTTTATCCAGGATGGAGAGGCGTACCGTCTCGTTTACGGCGAAGCTGATTTTCTGCCAGGATTGATCGTTGACCGATTCGGCAGCATCCTCGTTGTACAGTTGCTTACACTTGGCATGGATCGTTGCCGTGAAGCCATCGTACAGGCACTCATTGAAGTAATGCAGCCGGAAGGCATATATGAGCGCAGTGATGTTTCAATTCGTGAACTGGAAGGTTTGGAGCAGACCAAAGGTCCACTATATGGCGAATGCCCAAGACATGTCACCGTTACCGAGAATGGACTACTCATTAAAGTGGACATCGTAGAAGGACAGAAGACAGGTTACTTCTTCGACCAACGTGAGAATCGTGCAGCGATTGAACCGCTTATGAAGGGTTGGGGCTACAAGAGTGGAATCACACTCCAAACGACCGAGCAGGACGGCACAGAGCAGCTCTTGCCAGTGAATAAAAGCGGTAAGGTAGTTACATTCCCTTATTGGGATGGTGCCACCGTATTGGAGTGCTTCTCACATACGGGCAGCTTCACGTTGAATGCTTGCAAGTATGGAGCCAAGAAAGTGACTTGTCTCGATATTTCAGAGCATGCCATTGAGAGTGCACGAACAAATGTGGAGCTGAACGGTTTTACCGACCGGGTCGAATTCGTCGTTGCTGATGCATTCCAGTACTTGCGTGAACAAGTGAAAGGATTGGATGAACGTACTGCACGTGCGCGTGCTGGCGAACAAAAAGTGGATACTTCCAAAGCGCTGGCAGCTGGCGGTAAAACATTTGATATCGTCATCCTCGATCCTCCTGCATTTGCCAAAACGAAATCAGCAGTTAAAGGTGCATGCCGTGGATATAAGGATATCAACCTGCAAGGAATGAAACTGGTCAATGAGGGCGGGTACTTGGTAACCGCCAGCTGTTCGTATCACATGCGTCCAGACCTTTTCCTGGATACGATTGCCGATGCCGCCGAAGATGCAGGCAAAGTGCTTCGTCTGATCGACTGGAAGGCAGCCGGTAAGGACCACCCACAAATTCTGGGCGTGGATGAAGGACATTACCTCAAATTTGCTATTTTCGAAGTGCGCAGTAAAAAGAATTAG